A region from the Xylanivirga thermophila genome encodes:
- the gmd gene encoding GDP-mannose 4,6-dehydratase, whose product MKSALITGITGQDGSYLAELLLSKGYKVYGIRRRSSDNHYGTVAHLKDKIEFIYADMTDLPSLIKAVEIAQPDEVYNLAAQSFVQTSWEQPILTADIDALGVTNILEAIRMVKPDARYYQASTSEMFGKVQEMPQRETTPFYPRSPYAVAKVYGHWITINYRESYDLFACSGILFNHESPRRGLEFVTRKVTDGVARIKLGLMDEIRMGNLDSKRDWGFAGDYVYAMWLMLQQDAPDDYVIATGETRTVRELLETAFSYVDLDYKDHVVVDPKFFRPAEVKILLGDATKAKEKLGWKPKVSFEQMIHMMVDEDLKRVQAEIDGGLSK is encoded by the coding sequence ATGAAAAGTGCGTTAATAACTGGTATAACCGGACAGGATGGTTCATATCTTGCAGAACTTTTACTATCAAAGGGCTACAAGGTATATGGTATAAGGCGCAGATCCAGTGATAATCATTATGGTACTGTAGCACATTTGAAGGATAAGATAGAGTTTATATATGCAGATATGACGGATCTACCATCCCTTATCAAGGCAGTGGAGATTGCACAGCCCGATGAGGTATATAATTTGGCTGCCCAGTCATTTGTTCAGACATCATGGGAGCAGCCCATACTTACTGCTGATATAGATGCCCTTGGGGTTACCAATATACTTGAAGCCATTCGTATGGTAAAGCCCGATGCAAGATATTATCAGGCATCTACCAGTGAGATGTTTGGTAAGGTACAGGAGATGCCTCAAAGGGAGACTACCCCTTTTTATCCCAGAAGCCCATATGCAGTTGCTAAGGTATATGGTCATTGGATAACTATAAACTATAGGGAGAGCTATGATCTGTTTGCATGCTCTGGCATACTCTTTAACCATGAATCACCTAGAAGGGGACTTGAGTTTGTTACCAGAAAGGTAACCGATGGTGTAGCACGCATAAAGCTGGGGCTCATGGATGAGATCCGCATGGGCAACCTAGATTCCAAGAGGGATTGGGGTTTTGCAGGGGATTATGTATATGCTATGTGGCTGATGTTACAGCAGGATGCGCCTGATGATTATGTAATAGCTACAGGAGAGACCCGTACTGTACGGGAACTTTTGGAGACTGCATTTAGTTATGTAGATCTTGACTATAAAGATCACGTAGTTGTGGATCCAAAGTTTTTCCGCCCTGCAGAGGTAAAGATACTCTTAGGCGATGCTACAAAGGCAAAGGAGAAGCTTGGTTGGAAGCCAAAGGTATCATTTGAACAGATGATACACATGATGGTAGATGAAGATCTAAAACGTGTACAAGCCGAGATAGACGGAGGCCTATCAAAATGA
- a CDS encoding GDP-mannose 4,6-dehydratase, with translation MKALVTGISGFVGGYLGEMLLDRNIELYGTKLEGEQVLPHINKYANIMDVDLRDKDRVYSIIEDARPDLVFHLAAQSSVSASWKRPDITMEINMGGTINLLDATRAVNPAARVLIIGSSEQYGRIRAGDVPIGEDMPQNPVNPYAVSKASQEMLGKVYADAYDMDIVMARPFNHTGPRQQPIFVIPDFAHRIALMENKTMDPVLMVGNLDAIRDFSDVRDVVEGYFCLITKGKRGEAYNIGSGKGFSIREILKKLLEMSSVDIEVVMDQNRLRPSDTPILICDNTKIKTQVGWQPRIQLDKTLSDVLEYFRQNIA, from the coding sequence ATGAAGGCCCTTGTAACCGGTATTTCAGGTTTTGTAGGCGGATATTTAGGTGAAATGCTTCTCGACAGGAATATAGAACTATATGGGACAAAATTAGAGGGGGAGCAAGTGCTCCCCCATATCAATAAGTATGCCAATATTATGGATGTGGATCTTCGGGATAAGGATAGAGTATATAGCATTATAGAGGATGCAAGGCCTGATTTGGTATTTCATTTGGCTGCCCAAAGTTCTGTTTCAGCTTCATGGAAAAGGCCGGATATTACAATGGAGATAAATATGGGGGGCACTATAAACCTTTTAGATGCCACGAGAGCAGTAAATCCTGCTGCCCGGGTACTTATAATAGGCTCTAGCGAGCAGTATGGGCGGATAAGGGCTGGAGATGTACCAATAGGAGAGGATATGCCTCAAAATCCTGTAAATCCCTATGCTGTAAGCAAGGCATCCCAGGAGATGCTAGGGAAGGTATATGCAGATGCCTATGATATGGACATAGTAATGGCAAGACCGTTTAATCATACAGGCCCAAGACAGCAGCCCATATTTGTAATACCTGATTTTGCTCATCGTATAGCACTTATGGAAAATAAGACTATGGATCCGGTATTGATGGTAGGCAACTTAGATGCAATACGGGATTTTTCCGATGTGCGGGATGTGGTGGAAGGTTATTTTTGTCTTATAACCAAAGGTAAAAGGGGAGAGGCATACAATATAGGATCGGGCAAGGGGTTTTCAATAAGGGAGATATTAAAAAAGCTTCTTGAGATGTCCAGCGTGGATATAGAGGTTGTTATGGACCAAAATCGTTTGAGACCGTCGGACACGCCTATTCTCATATGTGATAATACTAAGATAAAAACGCAGGTAGGATGGCAACCTAGGATACAGTTAGATAAGACTTTGTCTGATGTACTTGAATACTTCAGACAAAATATAGCGTGA
- a CDS encoding mannose-1-phosphate guanylyltransferase: MKAVGLIMAGGSGTRFWPISRRLYPKQALKLIDDREMINLTIDRCVPFIENKDMHIITNEEQRPLLTDLVKGRLNKENIFAEPCPRNTAPCILYSILKIKKIYGDVVVCVLSSDHYIKDEKRFREILRYASEYAYENKKIVTMGIVPTFPSTGYGYIKKGQRAEFESSSIYHVDKFVEKPNEELAKTYMDSGEYLWNSGMFVFKISTMLDNFQKYLPEMYGEMMKIYDHMGAGDEDKYLKDVFPKLEKISIDFGIMEKADNVAVIPGDFGWSDVGTWDSLEDILEANEDGNVVHGDHVGIDTKNSVVYSEGQLIATIGLEDVVIVSTKDSILVCKKDRVQDIKDLVQKLQNDESFQRVL; the protein is encoded by the coding sequence ATGAAAGCAGTAGGACTTATAATGGCAGGCGGGAGTGGGACGCGGTTTTGGCCTATTTCAAGGAGACTTTATCCAAAGCAGGCTTTAAAGCTAATAGATGATCGTGAAATGATAAACCTTACAATAGATCGTTGTGTACCGTTTATTGAGAATAAAGATATGCACATAATAACCAATGAAGAGCAGAGGCCTCTCCTTACAGATCTGGTAAAGGGGAGACTTAATAAGGAGAATATATTTGCAGAGCCATGCCCAAGGAATACCGCACCATGCATACTCTATTCTATATTAAAGATAAAAAAGATATATGGTGATGTGGTGGTGTGCGTGCTCTCATCTGACCACTATATAAAGGATGAAAAAAGATTTCGTGAGATACTTAGGTATGCATCGGAGTATGCATATGAAAATAAAAAGATAGTTACTATGGGGATAGTTCCCACATTTCCAAGTACGGGATATGGATACATAAAGAAGGGTCAAAGGGCTGAATTTGAATCAAGCAGCATCTATCATGTGGATAAGTTCGTTGAAAAGCCCAATGAAGAGCTGGCAAAGACATATATGGATTCAGGTGAATATCTATGGAATAGCGGTATGTTTGTATTTAAGATATCCACAATGCTTGATAATTTTCAAAAATATCTCCCTGAGATGTATGGAGAGATGATGAAGATATATGACCATATGGGGGCGGGAGATGAAGATAAATATCTAAAAGATGTATTCCCCAAACTCGAAAAGATATCCATAGACTTTGGTATAATGGAAAAGGCAGATAATGTAGCCGTTATCCCCGGGGACTTTGGCTGGAGTGATGTAGGCACATGGGACTCCCTAGAGGATATATTAGAAGCCAATGAAGATGGCAATGTGGTACATGGAGATCATGTGGGGATAGATACAAAGAACTCTGTGGTATACAGTGAAGGCCAGCTAATTGCCACTATAGGGCTGGAGGATGTGGTAATAGTGAGTACTAAGGATAGCATACTGGTATGCAAGAAGGACAGGGTGCAGGATATAAAGGATCTGGTACAAAAGTTACAAAATGATGAAAGTTTCCAAAGGGTATTGTAA